The following are encoded together in the Colius striatus isolate bColStr4 chromosome 5, bColStr4.1.hap1, whole genome shotgun sequence genome:
- the LOC104558648 gene encoding U6 snRNA-associated Sm-like protein LSm5 isoform X2 — protein sequence MKSDKEIVGTLLGFDDFVNMVLEDVTEFEITPEGRRITKLDQILLNGNNITMLVPGGEGPEV from the exons ATGAAGAGTGATAAAGAAATTGTTGGAACGCTTCTGGGATTTGATGATTTTGTCA ACATGGTGTTAGAAGATGTTACAGAATT TGAGATTACACCTGAGGGCAGAAGGATCACAAAGCTTGACCAGATTTTGCTGAATGGAAACAACATAACAATG ctgGTTCCTGGAGGAGAAGGACCCGAAGTATAA
- the LOC104558648 gene encoding U6 snRNA-associated Sm-like protein LSm5 isoform X1, translated as MAANATTNPSQLLPLELVDKCIGSRIHIVMKSDKEIVGTLLGFDDFVNMVLEDVTEFEITPEGRRITKLDQILLNGNNITMLVPGGEGPEV; from the exons ATGGCGGCCAACGCGACTACAAACCCGTCTCAGCTGCTGCCGCTCG AACTTGTGGACAAATGCATAGGTTCACGGATCCATATTGTGATGAAGAGTGATAAAGAAATTGTTGGAACGCTTCTGGGATTTGATGATTTTGTCA ACATGGTGTTAGAAGATGTTACAGAATT TGAGATTACACCTGAGGGCAGAAGGATCACAAAGCTTGACCAGATTTTGCTGAATGGAAACAACATAACAATG ctgGTTCCTGGAGGAGAAGGACCCGAAGTATAA